One Chaetodon trifascialis isolate fChaTrf1 chromosome 21, fChaTrf1.hap1, whole genome shotgun sequence genomic window carries:
- the LOC139349266 gene encoding archaemetzincin-2 yields the protein MKVIQHSVETLQTALVSSRQDLAKLYSKYTKEERHLLEQGFHPGQPGSLFQPITVHSDSDWISAHPEEPQDFQSFYRDPYRKTPNASHNTIYIQTIGSFGEVGAQTDQYVEWLREYCQAFFCGLSVKLLPAVTVTETGCSFRVNSNSHNLQILTGDLLRFLGNRKPKDAFCIVGITMIDLYPKDSWNFVFGQASLSMGMGVFSFARYDDNFYSRSYAGRLKKCLKPKQGDYSVFDGYYTPPITSTLLLRSCKTMTHEIGHMFGIKHCQWLNCVMQGSNHLEESDRRPLDFCPICLRKLQDAIGFKIAERYRALLHWMEEDQSQTSRPEQASACQPVLHFPKPTEAFHTSRLWLRRCLDILGNKDE from the exons CCTGGCTAAACTTTACAGCAAGTACACAAAGGAAGAACGGCATCTTCTGGAACAAGGGTTCCACCCTGGGCAACCGGGCTCCCTTTTCCAACCCATCACAGTGCACTCTGACTCAGACTGGATTTCCGCTCACCCTGAGGAGCCGCAAGACTTCCAGAGCTTCTACAGAGACCCTTACCGCAAGACCCCCAATGCGAGTCACAATACTATTTATATTCAAACCATAG GATCCTTTGGGGAGGTGGGGGCCCAGACAGACCAGTATGTGGAGTGGCTCAGAGAATACTGCCAGGCCTTCTTCTGTGGGCTTTCTGTCAAGTTGCTGCCCGCGGTGACTGTGACTGAAACAGGATGCTCTTTCAGGGTTAACAGTAACTCGCACAACCTTCAGATCCTCACTG GTGACCTGCTAAGATTCCTGGGTAATAGGAAGCCAAAAGATGCTTTTTGTATTGTTGGAATCACAATGATTGACCTCTACCCCAAAGACTCCTGGAACTTTGTCTTTGGACAGGCGTCTCTCAGTATGG GAATGGGGGTTTTCAGCTTTGCCAGGTATGATGACAACTTCTACAGCAGGAGTTATGCTGGAAGGTTGAAGAAATGCCTCAAGCCAAAGCAGGGGGACTACTCTGTGTTTGATGGATATTATACTCCACCCATTACCAGCACTCTGCTCCTTCGATCCTGCAAG ACAATGACCCATGAGATTGGCCATATGTTTGGAATAAAGCATTGCCAGTGGTTGAATTGTGTCATGCAAGGCTCAAACCACCTGGAGGAGTCTGATCGCAGGCCTCTGGATTTCTGCCCCATCTGCCTTCGCAAGCTACAGGATGCAATCGGTTTCAAAATAGCTGAAAGATACAGG GCCTTACTGCACTGGATGGAGGAGGATCAGAGTCAAACATCCAGACCAGAGCAGGCCTCAGCCTGTCAGCCTGTGCTCCACTTTCCCAAACCCACTGAAGCTTTCCACACATCCAGACTGTGGCTCCGCAGGTGCTTGGATATACTGGGAAATAAAGATGAGTAA